The following proteins are co-located in the Acidobacteriota bacterium genome:
- the fliM gene encoding flagellar motor switch protein FliM has translation MTKVLSQEEIDALLDAAADAPRRRRAPADDAVVRYNFRRPDRVSKDQIHALQFLHERCARNLSTSLSAYLRTTITMSVEALDQCSYSEFLGSLTDPTAFYALTITPFDEPGAIEINPAVAFAMLDRMLGGSGQPIAANRALTEIEQNVVDAVVRHVLAALGDAWKAVTNLGFGIRARETRPQMLQVAAPNEIVVTVVFDVKVGDVRGRVNLCLPTNVAEIAGDHFAHAWQRQRRELTAAERTNLDENLGRVPVPVVPEIRTRLNAGTVLALTHGEVIALPLPADQPLDVYAGGVRKFTGRLAADRGRLMVVIESRCDGADAALEGAA, from the coding sequence ATGACCAAGGTGCTGTCACAGGAAGAGATCGACGCGCTGCTCGACGCGGCCGCGGACGCGCCTCGCCGGCGCCGCGCGCCCGCCGACGATGCGGTGGTGCGCTACAACTTCCGGCGCCCCGACCGCGTGTCGAAGGACCAGATCCACGCGCTCCAGTTCCTGCACGAGCGCTGCGCGCGCAACCTGTCCACGTCGCTGTCCGCGTACCTGCGGACGACCATCACGATGTCGGTCGAGGCGCTCGACCAGTGCTCCTACTCGGAGTTCCTCGGCTCGCTCACCGATCCGACGGCGTTCTACGCGCTGACGATCACGCCGTTCGACGAGCCGGGCGCGATCGAGATCAACCCGGCGGTCGCCTTCGCGATGCTCGATCGCATGCTCGGCGGCAGCGGCCAGCCGATCGCCGCCAACCGTGCGCTCACCGAGATCGAGCAGAACGTCGTCGACGCCGTCGTGCGGCACGTGCTCGCGGCGCTCGGCGACGCGTGGAAGGCCGTCACGAACCTCGGCTTCGGCATCCGGGCGCGCGAGACGCGGCCGCAGATGCTGCAGGTCGCCGCGCCCAACGAGATCGTCGTCACGGTGGTCTTCGACGTGAAGGTCGGCGACGTGCGCGGCCGCGTCAACCTGTGCCTGCCGACCAACGTGGCCGAGATCGCGGGCGACCACTTCGCCCACGCCTGGCAGCGGCAGCGCCGGGAGCTGACGGCCGCCGAACGCACGAACCTCGACGAGAACCTCGGCCGTGTGCCGGTGCCGGTCGTGCCGGAAATCCGCACGCGGCTGAACGCCGGCACCGTGCTCGCGCTGACGCACGGCGAGGTGATCGCCCTGCCGCTCCCGGCCGATCAGCCGCTGGACGTGTACGCCGGCGGCGTCCGGAAGTTCACCGGACGGCTCGCGGCCGATCGCGGCCGGCTGATGGTCGTCATCGAATCCCGCTGCGACGGCGCCGACGCCGCGCTGGAAGGAGCCGCCTGA
- a CDS encoding FliM/FliN family flagellar motor switch protein gives MEQHPEPDAPVRPNARLDAVLDVDLPLVVRFGRAVMPLRALADLGPGSVVDMGRSPDEAVDLLVGDRLVARGEVVIVGGNYGVRITELVGAEGRPASPEARAS, from the coding sequence ATGGAGCAGCACCCTGAGCCCGACGCGCCGGTCCGGCCGAACGCACGGCTCGACGCCGTGCTCGACGTGGACCTGCCGCTCGTCGTGCGATTCGGCCGCGCGGTGATGCCGCTGCGCGCGCTGGCGGATCTCGGGCCGGGATCGGTCGTCGACATGGGGCGCTCGCCGGACGAAGCGGTCGATCTGCTGGTCGGCGATCGTCTGGTCGCGCGCGGCGAAGTGGTGATCGTCGGTGGCAACTACGGAGTGCGCATCACCGAGCTCGTCGGCGCCGAAGGGCGTCCGGCCAGCCCGGAAGCGAGGGCGTCGTGA
- a CDS encoding MinD/ParA family protein, whose product MSLTAIGSSRPPATRIAVTSGKGGVGKTSLTLNLAVAMARLGHRVGVLDADFALGNIDVLLGLAPAAHLGAVLDGTRSIGDVTIEGPNGVRIIPAGSGVRDLTTLDDARWARLVQAIGEVGRDLDFLLFDTASGVSDNVIDVLGLADYVLVVTSFEPAAVVDAYAVIKLVTAADAAKPIGVVVNTARDVDEGHLVFHQISVAAERFLGRRLRYDGHVLEDRSVKDATLAQVPLVGGDAASPASRDIRRLACRLTAARSSGAGPWPVRRTPDGPRPGSETPRCA is encoded by the coding sequence GTGTCACTGACCGCGATCGGAAGCTCGCGGCCGCCGGCCACGAGAATCGCCGTGACGAGCGGCAAGGGAGGCGTCGGCAAGACCAGCCTGACGCTCAACCTGGCGGTCGCCATGGCGCGGCTCGGACATCGGGTCGGCGTGCTCGACGCCGACTTCGCCCTGGGCAACATCGACGTGCTGCTCGGCCTGGCGCCCGCCGCCCACCTCGGCGCCGTGCTCGACGGCACGCGATCGATCGGCGACGTCACGATCGAGGGCCCGAACGGCGTGCGGATCATTCCCGCCGGCAGCGGCGTCCGCGACCTCACGACGCTCGACGATGCGCGCTGGGCCCGGCTGGTGCAGGCGATCGGCGAGGTGGGCCGCGACCTCGACTTCCTGCTCTTCGACACGGCCAGCGGCGTCAGCGACAACGTCATCGACGTGCTCGGCCTGGCCGACTACGTGCTGGTCGTCACCTCGTTCGAGCCGGCCGCGGTGGTCGACGCGTACGCGGTGATCAAGCTCGTCACGGCGGCCGACGCCGCGAAGCCGATCGGCGTCGTGGTGAACACGGCCCGCGACGTCGACGAAGGCCACCTCGTCTTCCACCAGATCTCCGTCGCCGCCGAGCGGTTCCTCGGCCGGCGGCTTCGATACGACGGGCACGTGCTCGAGGACCGGTCGGTGAAGGACGCCACGCTCGCGCAGGTCCCGCTCGTCGGCGGAGACGCCGCGAGCCCGGCGAGCCGGGACATCCGCCGGCTGGCGTGCCGGCTGACGGCGGCGCGATCGTCCGGCGCCGGGCCCTGGCCCGTGCGCCGCACGCCCGACGGCCCGCGGCCGGGATCGGAGACCCCGCGATGCGCCTGA
- a CDS encoding flagellar hook basal-body protein: protein MSGSQYIALSGLRARIDELDRLAADISNVGTAGYKGEREARAVAPRETFDATLQTAIDTTFGGRRLDMTSGSIATTGRELDVAVEGKGFFAISTPGGTRYTRNGHFALNAERQLVTADGALVQGADGAPITLGSGDVRIDQDGSVWAGTAQAGRIGVFEFADPRGLVMESASRLRAEGQTATPAATPLVRPGSLEQSNVSVAARLAELTTVSRGFEALQRAISTVMNDVDGRAIEHLGRRG, encoded by the coding sequence ATGTCGGGCTCCCAGTACATCGCGCTGAGCGGCCTGCGCGCCCGCATCGACGAGCTCGACCGGCTCGCGGCCGACATCTCGAACGTCGGCACGGCCGGCTACAAGGGCGAACGCGAAGCCCGGGCGGTGGCGCCGCGCGAGACGTTCGACGCCACGCTGCAGACGGCGATCGACACGACGTTCGGCGGACGCCGCCTGGACATGACGTCCGGCAGCATCGCGACGACCGGCCGCGAGCTCGACGTCGCGGTCGAGGGCAAGGGGTTCTTCGCGATCAGCACGCCCGGCGGCACGCGCTACACGCGCAACGGGCATTTCGCGCTCAACGCCGAGCGGCAGCTCGTCACCGCCGACGGCGCGCTCGTGCAGGGAGCCGACGGCGCACCGATCACGCTGGGATCAGGGGACGTGCGCATCGATCAGGACGGCAGCGTCTGGGCCGGCACCGCGCAGGCGGGCCGGATCGGCGTGTTCGAGTTCGCCGATCCACGCGGGCTCGTGATGGAGAGCGCGAGCCGCCTTCGCGCCGAGGGGCAAACGGCGACGCCAGCCGCGACGCCTCTCGTGCGGCCGGGCTCGCTCGAACAGTCGAACGTCTCGGTGGCGGCGCGGCTCGCGGAGCTCACGACCGTCTCGCGCGGGTTCGAGGCGCTCCAGCGCGCGATCTCCACGGTGATGAACGACGTCGACGGCCGCGCCATCGAACACCTGGGCCGACGCGGATAG
- a CDS encoding FliA/WhiG family RNA polymerase sigma factor — MRLTTSPSPEALQERDALVMGHIDLVRSLASRLGRRVPSHVELSELVSVGVLGLIDAARRFDSSLGVPFEAFARRRIHGAMLDSLRRLDRVPRSVRRTQRRIDAALADLRHRLGREPERDEIAEALGLAPEAYDAVLEELRWADVAVVRSRGSDEDAGDLLDVAIDGEDGPYAQLERRALRARLAQALSELPDRERQILALSYQEELTLAEIGQVFGVSESRVSQLRTQAVARLRTKLREWIQVSHAA, encoded by the coding sequence ATGCGCCTGACGACCTCACCCAGCCCGGAAGCCCTGCAGGAGCGCGACGCGCTCGTGATGGGGCACATCGATCTCGTGCGGTCGCTGGCCAGCCGGCTCGGGCGGCGCGTGCCGTCGCACGTCGAGCTGTCGGAGCTCGTCAGCGTCGGCGTGCTCGGCCTGATCGACGCGGCGCGCCGATTCGATTCCTCGCTCGGCGTGCCGTTCGAGGCGTTCGCCCGGCGGCGCATCCACGGCGCGATGCTCGACTCGTTGCGGCGGCTCGATCGCGTGCCGCGCTCGGTCCGCCGCACGCAGCGGCGTATCGATGCGGCGCTCGCCGATCTGCGGCACCGGCTGGGCCGCGAGCCCGAGCGCGACGAAATCGCCGAGGCGCTCGGCCTCGCGCCGGAGGCCTACGACGCCGTGCTCGAGGAGCTGCGCTGGGCCGACGTCGCGGTCGTCCGCAGCCGCGGATCGGACGAGGATGCCGGCGACCTGCTCGACGTCGCGATCGACGGCGAGGACGGCCCGTACGCGCAGCTCGAGCGCCGCGCCCTGCGCGCCAGGCTCGCCCAGGCGCTCAGCGAGCTGCCCGATCGGGAGCGCCAGATCCTCGCGCTGTCGTACCAGGAAGAGCTGACGCTCGCCGAGATCGGCCAGGTGTTCGGCGTCAGCGAGTCGCGCGTCTCCCAGCTTCGCACCCAGGCGGTGGCCCGGCTGCGCACCAAGCTGCGCGAGTGGATCCAGGTCTCGCACGCCGCGTGA
- the flgG gene encoding flagellar basal-body rod protein FlgG, with amino-acid sequence MIRALYTAASGMTAQQTNIDNVAHNLSNVNTTGFKKARVEFEDLVYQEVRGAGASASATTEAPIGMELGLGTRAVATARNFGAGNLRSTGAPLDLAIQGDGFFKVSLPNGTTAYTRAGTFHLDAQGAIVTAEGYPLDPQISVPTNATSVSVSKDGVVSATIPGQGAAQQLGTLEVATFPNQGGLRPLGGNLFEPTTASGEAESGAPGTDARGTLAQGFLEDSNVSVVEEMVNMIIGQRAYEANSRVVKAADEMLSQVNNLVR; translated from the coding sequence ATGATCCGGGCACTCTACACGGCGGCGAGCGGCATGACCGCTCAGCAGACGAACATCGACAACGTCGCGCACAACCTGTCGAACGTCAACACCACCGGCTTCAAGAAAGCGCGCGTGGAGTTCGAGGATCTCGTCTACCAGGAAGTCCGCGGCGCCGGAGCCTCGGCATCGGCGACGACCGAGGCGCCGATCGGCATGGAGCTCGGGCTCGGCACGCGCGCGGTGGCGACCGCGCGCAACTTCGGCGCGGGCAACCTGCGATCGACGGGCGCGCCGCTCGATCTCGCGATCCAGGGCGACGGCTTCTTCAAAGTCTCGCTGCCGAACGGGACGACGGCCTACACGCGCGCCGGCACGTTCCACCTCGATGCCCAGGGCGCGATCGTCACGGCGGAGGGCTACCCGCTCGATCCGCAGATCAGCGTGCCGACCAACGCGACGTCCGTGAGCGTGTCGAAGGACGGCGTCGTGTCGGCGACGATTCCCGGGCAGGGCGCCGCGCAGCAGCTCGGCACGCTCGAAGTCGCAACCTTCCCGAACCAGGGCGGGCTCCGGCCGCTCGGCGGCAACCTGTTCGAGCCGACCACGGCGTCGGGCGAAGCCGAGTCGGGCGCGCCCGGCACCGACGCGCGCGGCACGCTGGCGCAGGGCTTCCTCGAGGACTCGAACGTCAGCGTCGTCGAGGAGATGGTCAACATGATCATCGGCCAGCGCGCGTACGAGGCGAACTCGCGCGTCGTCAAGGCCGCCGACGAGATGCTGAGCCAGGTGAACAACCTGGTGCGATGA